One Salvelinus namaycush isolate Seneca chromosome 4, SaNama_1.0, whole genome shotgun sequence genomic window carries:
- the LOC120045728 gene encoding vacuolar protein-sorting-associated protein 25-like, with translation MSFEWPWQYNFPPFFTLQPNVDTRQKQLAAWCSLALSYCRHHKLYTLDIMEVQECPVFNHKNIDRKLSTEAILIVFEELRKKGNLEWLDKNKTQCLVMWRRPEEWGKLIYQWVSKNGMVNTVFTLYELANGDDTESEEFHGLEEWMLIRSLQALQTDGKAEIITMDDGKGVKFF, from the exons ATGAGTTTTGAGTGGCCTTGGCAGTATAATTTCCCTCCGTTTTTTAC GTTACAGCCCAATGTTGACACCAGACAGAAACAACTTGCAGCATGGTGCTCCCTTGCTCTGTCCTACTGCCGCCATCACAAGCTCTACACTTTGGACATCATGGAAGTCCAAGAGTGCCCTGTGTTCAACCACAAGAATATTGATA GAAAACTATCAACGGAGGCCATACTAATTGTTTTTGAGGAATTGAGGAAAAAAG GGAACCTGGAATGGTTAGACAAGAACAAGACACAGTGTCTAGTCATGTGGAGGAGGCCAGAGGAATGGGGCAAACTGATTTACCAGTGG GTCTCTAAAAACGGTATGGTCAATACGGTGTTTACACTCTACGAGCTCGCCAACGGTGACGACACAGAAAGCGAAG AATTCCATGGGCTGGAGGAGTGGATGCTGATTCGCTCGCTGCAGGCCCTGCAGACGGACGGCAAGGCAGAGATCATCACCATGGATGACGGGAAGGGTGTCAAGTTCTTCTGA